In a single window of the Pontibacter russatus genome:
- the fsa gene encoding fructose-6-phosphate aldolase, giving the protein MKFFIDTANLNDIQEAYDLGVLDGVTTNPSLMHKEGISGHDNVMAHYKKICEIVDGDISAEVIATDFENIVREGEALADLHPNIVVKVPMIRDGVKAIRYFSDKGIKTNCTLVFSAGQALLAAKAGATYVSPFIGRLDDVATNGLSLIEQIVQIYDNYGYQTEVLAASVRHVMHLVQCAEIGADVVTCPLSVITGLLKHPLTDSGLATFLADHAKGSK; this is encoded by the coding sequence ATGAAATTCTTTATCGACACGGCAAACCTGAATGACATTCAGGAGGCATATGACCTGGGCGTACTGGATGGCGTGACCACCAACCCCTCGCTGATGCACAAGGAAGGCATCTCGGGCCACGACAACGTGATGGCGCACTACAAGAAAATATGCGAAATCGTGGATGGCGACATCAGCGCAGAGGTGATTGCCACTGATTTTGAGAACATTGTGCGCGAGGGAGAGGCCCTGGCCGACCTGCACCCGAACATCGTGGTGAAAGTGCCGATGATACGTGACGGCGTAAAAGCGATCCGTTATTTCAGCGACAAAGGCATCAAAACGAACTGCACGCTGGTTTTCTCCGCCGGGCAGGCACTATTGGCTGCTAAAGCCGGGGCTACTTACGTTTCCCCGTTCATTGGCCGCCTCGACGATGTAGCTACCAACGGCCTGAGCCTGATTGAGCAGATTGTGCAGATATATGATAACTATGGCTACCAGACCGAAGTGCTGGCCGCCTCTGTGCGCCACGTGATGCACCTGGTGCAGTGCGCCGAAATCGGGGCCGATGTGGTCACTTGTCCGCTTTCCGTGATCACGGGCCTGCTGAAGCACCCGCTCACCGACAGCGGCCTGGCCACGTTCCTGGCAGACCACGCCAAAGGAAGCAAGTAG
- a CDS encoding fructose-6-phosphate aldolase, translating to MYIIKVKGKAKIPDYIQLRDDNFVLIAYFRADRPLKNLDRYGLEGKEDALAAVITSLEFGKLQELDI from the coding sequence ATGTACATCATCAAAGTAAAGGGCAAGGCCAAGATTCCGGACTATATCCAGCTGCGGGATGATAACTTTGTTTTGATTGCTTATTTCAGGGCCGACCGTCCCCTCAAAAACCTCGACCGCTATGGGCTGGAGGGGAAGGAGGATGCGCTGGCCGCCGTCATCACTTCCCTTGAGTTCGGCAAGCTTCAGGAATTAGATATTTGA
- a CDS encoding cell division ATP-binding protein FtsE — translation MSFTSTPVVSLRDVAIYQDVNTILSGVNFDIAKGEFVYLVGRTGSGKSSLLKTLYADLPLLTGHGSVADFKLTKLPRKQVPYLRRKIGIIFQDFQLLMDRSVAENLTFVLRATGWHDKSKVKQRISEVLMRVGLDAAASKMPHQLSGGEQQRIVIARALLNEPMILFADEPTGNLDPMVADEIMNLFLEINNSGTAVLMATHNYEIIQRYPKRVLKCANGKVLDSQVQEFTLTNGY, via the coding sequence ATGAGCTTTACCTCAACCCCTGTGGTGTCGCTGCGCGATGTGGCCATCTACCAGGATGTCAACACCATTCTCAGCGGTGTCAATTTCGATATAGCCAAGGGAGAGTTTGTATACCTGGTGGGCCGGACCGGAAGCGGCAAAAGCTCCCTGCTGAAAACGCTTTACGCCGATTTGCCGCTGCTGACCGGCCACGGGTCCGTGGCCGACTTTAAGCTGACGAAGCTGCCCCGCAAACAGGTGCCTTACCTGCGCCGCAAAATCGGCATCATCTTCCAGGATTTCCAGCTGCTCATGGACCGGTCGGTGGCGGAGAACCTGACCTTTGTGCTGCGGGCAACGGGCTGGCACGACAAATCGAAGGTGAAGCAGCGCATCTCGGAGGTGCTGATGCGGGTGGGGCTCGATGCCGCCGCCTCAAAAATGCCGCACCAGTTGTCGGGCGGCGAGCAGCAGCGCATCGTGATAGCCCGGGCCCTGCTCAACGAGCCGATGATTCTGTTCGCTGATGAGCCCACCGGCAACCTTGACCCCATGGTGGCCGACGAGATCATGAACCTCTTCCTGGAGATAAACAACAGCGGCACGGCCGTGCTCATGGCCACCCACAACTACGAAATCATCCAGCGTTACCCCAAGCGCGTGCTCAAATGCGCTAACGGTAAAGTGCTGGACTCGCAGGTGCAGGAATTCACCCTGACAAACGGTTACTGA
- a CDS encoding DegT/DnrJ/EryC1/StrS family aminotransferase: MEDIKMTDQKAQYAQHKPELDAAFSAAMERMMQENSPLVDDFASKVAGYLGARHVFPCANGTDALQIALAALDLPAGAEVIMPAFGDAAGAEAVKLLGLKPVFADVLPDTYMLDPAAVEKAATPGTVAIMPVHLFGHCAPMHELLSLAARHSLFVVEDNTQSLGAVYVGPEGQEAKAGSLGHISATAFFPAKPLAGTGEGGAVITSDAALAENIGRITRNEQQEGAEPERLYIKSPLDPLQAAMQEVKLKYIESYNSARREVAHFYDKAFAETVLVQAPHRAPYSSHTYQQYTITVNPKLRDGLQEHLRRQHIPSVVYYPQPLHLQEPFAYLGYKAGDFPVSERLSESVLSLPMHPRLKEDQLAYICQHLLNYVKQHD, translated from the coding sequence ATGGAAGACATTAAAATGACTGACCAGAAGGCGCAGTACGCGCAGCACAAACCGGAACTGGATGCCGCCTTCAGCGCCGCCATGGAGCGCATGATGCAGGAGAACAGCCCGCTCGTGGATGACTTCGCCAGCAAAGTAGCGGGATACCTGGGCGCGCGGCACGTTTTCCCCTGCGCCAACGGCACCGACGCCCTGCAAATTGCGCTGGCGGCGCTGGACTTGCCGGCAGGGGCGGAGGTGATCATGCCTGCCTTTGGCGATGCGGCGGGGGCGGAGGCAGTAAAGCTGCTGGGCCTGAAACCGGTCTTCGCGGATGTGCTGCCCGATACCTATATGCTGGACCCTGCGGCGGTGGAGAAAGCCGCCACGCCAGGTACAGTTGCCATTATGCCCGTTCATCTTTTCGGCCACTGCGCCCCCATGCACGAGTTGCTTTCCCTGGCAGCGCGGCATAGTTTGTTTGTGGTAGAGGATAATACACAGTCGCTGGGGGCGGTATACGTGGGGCCGGAGGGTCAGGAGGCAAAGGCGGGCAGCCTGGGCCATATCAGCGCCACAGCCTTTTTCCCTGCCAAGCCCCTGGCAGGCACGGGCGAGGGCGGCGCGGTCATTACCAGCGATGCCGCACTTGCTGAGAATATCGGGCGAATCACCAGGAATGAGCAGCAGGAAGGGGCTGAACCGGAGCGGCTATATATAAAATCTCCTCTCGACCCGCTGCAGGCCGCCATGCAGGAAGTGAAGCTGAAATATATAGAGAGTTACAATTCCGCCAGGCGGGAGGTGGCCCACTTCTACGATAAGGCCTTTGCGGAGACGGTGCTGGTGCAGGCGCCGCATCGCGCACCCTATAGCTCCCATACCTATCAGCAGTATACCATTACTGTGAACCCCAAACTGCGTGACGGGCTGCAGGAGCATCTGCGGCGTCAGCATATCCCGAGCGTGGTGTATTACCCGCAGCCGCTCCACCTGCAGGAGCCCTTCGCTTACCTGGGCTACAAAGCCGGGGATTTTCCGGTTTCTGAAAGGCTGTCGGAAAGCGTGCTCTCGCTGCCGATGCACCCCCGCCTAAAAGAGGACCAACTGGCCTACATATGTCAGCATTTGCTGAATTATGTAAAGCAGCACGACTGA